The Acinetobacter sp. SAAs474 DNA window AATGTATTAATTCCACGTGCATCACATAATTTCAACTTTTTTGCTGAAGTATGTACACGGATGAATGGTCATACCTATCCTGTAGATGACCAAATGTTAAATTATACATTGCATCAACCTGTAGGTGTATGTGGCTTAGTCTCACCATGGAATGTACCATTTATGACGGCAACATGGAAAACAGCACCATGTTTAGCTTTAGGAAATACAGCGGTATTAAAAATGTCTGAGCTTTCCCCATTAACGGCGAATGAGCTTGGTCGTTTAGCAATGGAAGCAGGTATTCCTGAAGGCGTATTCAATGTGGTACAAGGTTATGGTGCTACAGCTGGTGATGCGTTGGTCAAACACTCTGATGTACGTGCAATCTCATTTACTGGTGGTACCGCGACGGGTCGCCGTATTATGGCCAATGCCGGTTTGAAAAAATATTCTATGGAGTTAGGAGGTAAATCTCCTGTTGTTATTTTTGAAGATGCGGATTTGGAACGTGCATTAGATGCTGCATTATTTACAATTTTCTCATTAAATGGTGAACGTTGTACTGCTGGTAGCCGTATTTTTATTCAAGAATCAGTTTACGATGAATTTGTACAGGAATTTGCACGTCGAGCAAAAAATATCTTGGTTGGTGATCCACAAGATCCAAATACCCAAGTGGGTTCAATGATTACGCAGGCACATTACGATAAAGTTACTGGCTATATTAAAATTGGTATAGATGAAGGTGCTCAATTGGTTGCTGGTGGACTAGAACGTCCACGTGGACTTTCAGAACGATTGAAAAACGGACAATTTATTCAGCCTACCGTATTTGCACACGTCGATAATCATATGCGTATCGCACAAGAGGAAATTTTTGGGCCAGTTGCATGTTTATTAAAATTTAAAGATGAGGCAGAAGCACTACGCTTAGCTAATGATGTTGAATATGGTTTAGCGTCTTATATTTGGACACAAGATATTGGTAAAGCACACCGTATCGCCGCAGGTATTGAGGCAGGTATGGTATTTATCAATAGTCAAAATGTGCGTGATTTACGTCAACCTTTCGGTGGCGTTAAAGCTTCTGGTACGGGACGTGAAGGTGGTGAATATAGCTTTGAGGTCTTTACAGAAATTAAAAACGTTTGCCTTTCAATGGGTAGTCATCATATTCCAAAATGGGGCATGTAAATGCTCCTCAGGATTTTTATTTTTTAAACATTACAATATTCAGGAAGAAGAAAATGGGG harbors:
- the hpaE gene encoding 5-carboxymethyl-2-hydroxymuconate semialdehyde dehydrogenase; translation: MIKHWINGKEVESKQTFTNYNPATNEVIGEVASGGQEEINLAVAAAKKAFPQWAKTPAKERARLMRNLGELIDQNVTKIAELETLDTGLPIHQTKNVLIPRASHNFNFFAEVCTRMNGHTYPVDDQMLNYTLHQPVGVCGLVSPWNVPFMTATWKTAPCLALGNTAVLKMSELSPLTANELGRLAMEAGIPEGVFNVVQGYGATAGDALVKHSDVRAISFTGGTATGRRIMANAGLKKYSMELGGKSPVVIFEDADLERALDAALFTIFSLNGERCTAGSRIFIQESVYDEFVQEFARRAKNILVGDPQDPNTQVGSMITQAHYDKVTGYIKIGIDEGAQLVAGGLERPRGLSERLKNGQFIQPTVFAHVDNHMRIAQEEIFGPVACLLKFKDEAEALRLANDVEYGLASYIWTQDIGKAHRIAAGIEAGMVFINSQNVRDLRQPFGGVKASGTGREGGEYSFEVFTEIKNVCLSMGSHHIPKWGM